The Pangasianodon hypophthalmus isolate fPanHyp1 chromosome 5, fPanHyp1.pri, whole genome shotgun sequence genome includes a window with the following:
- the tbr1b gene encoding T-box brain protein 1b — protein MQLEHCISPALALSKKCLSVGSGYPNSEGSDLALHGHPITSARDNLERSSPLKKNSAGMTNQSEADNFADSKDSSGDVQRGKLSPALDGVADIRHNFDGSAGERYLLSQSSQTQPLSASPAAMFPYPSQHGPAHPAFSIGSPSRYMAHHPVITNGAYNSLLSNTSPQGYPSAGYPYAQQYGHAYQGAAFYQFSSAQAGLLPGKAQIYLCNRALWLKFHRHQTEMIITKQGRRMFPFLSFNISGLDPTAHYNIFVDVILADANHWRFQGGKWVPCGKADTNVTGNRVYMHPDSPNTGAHWMRQEISFGKLKLTNNKGASNNTGQMVVLQSLHKYQPRLHVVQVNEDGTEDTSQPGRVQTFTFPETQFIAVTAYQNTDITQLKIDHNPFAKGFRDNYDTVYTGCDIDRLTPSPGESPRSQLMPSARYAAMPGSFLQDQFVSSYAKSRFHPGVGGAPGTDRGVPLGNSLLSPQQTDETAVGSPQRWFVTPANNRLDFAASAYDAAAAADLAGNAATLLSYAAAGVKTLPLPAAGCSNRALGYYGEATAWGARTPPQYCGKSGAVLPCWPSNSVPGRTAAAGYLVGLDEGDPAAPERSPLGTNDDAKPKDLSESSWIETPSSIKSIDSSDSGIFEQAKRRRISPSATPVSETASPLKSEMLTPRECEKNCSKDIGYYSFYSHS, from the exons ATGCAGCTCGAGCACTGCATCTCGCCAGCTCTCGCGCTCTCCAAGAAATGTTTGAGTGTGGGCAGTGGCTACCCAAACTCAGAGGGTTCTGATCTCGCCTTGCACGGCCATCCTATTACATCTGCTCGTGACAACCTGGAGAGAAGTTCACCCCTGAAAAAAAACTCCGCTGGGATGACGAATCAGTCAGAGGCGGACAATTTTGCCGACTCTAAGGACTCGTCGGGAGACGTGCAGAGAGGCAAACTCTCTCCAGCGCTCGACGGTGTCGCTGACATTCGTCACAACTTCGATGGATCTGCTGGAGAAAGGTATCTCCTGTCACAGTCCAGCCAAACTCAGCCTCTCTCCGCCAGCCCCGCCGCCATGTTCCCCTACCCCAGCCAGCACGGACCAGCGCACCCGGCCTTTTCCATCGGAAGCCCGAGTCGCTACATGGCGCATCATCCTGTCATTACGAACGGAGCTTACAACAGTTTGCTGAGCAACACTTCCCCACAGGGCTACCCGAGCGCCGGCTACCCGTACGCTCAGCAGTACGGCCACGCGTACCAAGGCGCCGCTTTCTACCAGTTCAGCTCGGCGCAGGCCGGACTGCTCCCGGGTAAAGCGCAGATCTACCTGTGCAACAGGGCGCTGTGGCTCAAATTTCATCGCCATCAGACCGAGATGATTATAACCAAGCAAGGGCG GCGAATGTTCCCGTTTTTAAGTTTCAACATATCCGGCCTGGACCCCACAGCTCACTACAACATTTTTGTTGATGTGATTCTGGCGGATGCGAACCACTGGCGCTTTCAGGGAGGCAAATGGGTTCCGTGCGGCAAAGCGGACACCAATGTGACAG GAAACAGGGTGTACATGCACCCAGATTCTCCCAACACGGGCGCGCACTGGATGCGCCAAGAGATTTCATTTGGAAAATTGAAGTTAACGAACAACAAAGGAGCCTCGAACAACACAGGACAG ATGGTGGTGCTGCAGTCTCTACATAAATACCAGCCGCGGCTTCACGTGGTGCAGGTGAACGAAGACGGAACGGAGGACACGAGCCAACCTGGCCGCGTGCAGACCTTCACCTTCCCCGAGACGCAGTTCATCGCCGTCACGGCCTATCAAAATACCGAT ATTACACAGCTAAAAATTGACCATAATCCATTTGCAAAAGGATTCCGGGACAATTATGACAC CGTCTACACAGGTTGCGACATTGATCGCTTGACGCCGTCCCCGGGTGAGTCTCCGCGCTCTCAGCTCATGCCGAGCGCGCGCTACGCCGCCATGCCGGGCTCCTTCCTGCAGGACCAGTTTGTCAGCTCGTATGCCAAGTCCCGCTTTCACCCTGGCGTCGGTGGCGCTCCTGGCACGGACCGCGGCGTCCCGCTCGGCAACAGCTTGCTTTCGCCGCAGCAAACCGACGAGACCGCGGTGGGCTCCCCGCAGCGCTGGTTCGTCACCCCGGCCAACAACCGACTGGACTTCGCCGCCTCGGCGTACGACGCTGCCGCCGCGGCCGATCTCGCGGGCAACGCGGCCACGCTGCTCTCGTACGCGGCCGCCGGAGTCAAAACTCTCCCACTGCCCGCGGCCGGCTGCTCTAACCGGGCCCTGGGCTACTACGGCGAGGCGACGGCGTGGGGAGCACGCACTCCGCCTCAGTACTGCGGTAAATCCGGTGCCGTGCTCCCCTGTTGGCCCTCCAACTCAGTCCCGGGCCGGACAGCGGCTGCGGGTTACCTGGTCGGGCTGGACGAGGGCGACCCTGCCGCGCCTGAGAGATCCCCGCTGGGCACAAACGACGACGCCAAACCCAAGGACCTGTCCGAGTCCAGCTGGATAGAGACGCCCTCCTCAATTAAGTCGATCGACTCGAGCGATTCGGGCATTTTCGAGCAAGCCAAGCGGAGGAGGATCTCTCCATCTGCCACGCCGGTTTCGGAAACAGCATCGCCGTTAAAATCTGAAATGCTGACGCCCAGGGAGTGCGAGAAGAACTGCTCCAAGGACATTGGCTACTACAGCTTCTATTCACACAGTTAG